Proteins encoded by one window of Akkermansia muciniphila ATCC BAA-835:
- a CDS encoding arylsulfatase, protein MIFHIPFMCSTLRSSIMSSIAFWLLTLVPSLADRPNIVLILADDMGWSDPGCYGSEIPTPALDTLARQGMLATRLYTASRCSPSRASIMTGCEPHKVDVGLLDDDSGRPGYRGRLNPGIPTLPELLKKAGYRTYLSGKWHLGKVRGSYPWDRGFDRSRGLLGGAADYYRPMPDSPFGENGKLLRPEDLPEDFYMTDDITKTALAYIGDAAKSRQPFFLYVAYTAPHTPLQAPRREIEKMLPFYNGKSPHAIASKRLEKQKLLGIVPPAAKLGMAGKFNPEGYEKTSAKRKDYIAECMATYAAQIVIMDRGIGRILASLERHRLSDNTIVMFLSDNGATAEMPQNNKNKKTTLPTGPLGEVGCRDGYGPMWAAVSNTPYRQYKIETFDGGLSAPFIIRYPSKIRPGSRYHSPFLLQDIAPTCLAWAALPIPAHMDGKPLNTYWNNPPELPPSKVWDFIPNTCPPRTIFWEHQRNRAALTSQFKLVAPNRGPWQVYDIRDRTEQNNLASRHQTLVEQLSAQYRKWAAENHAERHSPAEKRAYAP, encoded by the coding sequence ATGATATTCCATATTCCTTTCATGTGCTCTACCCTGCGTTCCTCCATCATGTCCAGCATAGCCTTCTGGTTGCTTACCCTTGTCCCTTCACTGGCGGACAGGCCTAATATCGTCCTTATCCTGGCTGATGACATGGGATGGTCCGACCCGGGCTGCTACGGTTCGGAAATACCCACTCCAGCCCTGGATACCCTGGCCAGACAGGGGATGCTGGCAACCCGGCTCTACACCGCTTCCCGCTGTTCACCCTCCCGGGCCTCCATCATGACCGGCTGCGAACCTCACAAGGTGGACGTAGGGCTCCTGGATGACGACAGCGGGCGCCCCGGCTACCGCGGACGCCTGAACCCGGGTATCCCCACCCTGCCGGAACTTCTGAAAAAAGCGGGATACCGTACCTATCTTTCCGGGAAATGGCATCTTGGAAAAGTTCGGGGATCCTACCCATGGGACCGCGGCTTCGACCGTTCCCGCGGTTTGCTGGGTGGAGCGGCAGATTACTACAGGCCCATGCCGGACAGCCCCTTCGGTGAAAACGGGAAACTGCTCCGTCCGGAGGATCTGCCGGAGGATTTCTACATGACGGACGATATCACCAAAACGGCTCTGGCCTATATTGGCGATGCCGCCAAAAGCAGGCAGCCCTTCTTCCTTTACGTGGCTTATACGGCTCCGCATACACCCCTCCAGGCCCCCCGGAGGGAAATAGAAAAAATGCTCCCGTTCTACAACGGCAAATCCCCCCATGCCATTGCTTCCAAAAGACTGGAAAAACAAAAGCTGCTGGGAATCGTCCCTCCTGCCGCCAAACTGGGCATGGCCGGCAAATTCAATCCAGAAGGCTATGAAAAAACTTCCGCAAAGCGGAAGGATTATATTGCCGAATGCATGGCCACCTACGCCGCCCAAATCGTTATCATGGACCGCGGCATAGGCCGCATTCTCGCGTCCCTAGAACGTCACCGCCTCAGTGACAATACCATCGTCATGTTTTTATCAGACAATGGCGCAACAGCGGAAATGCCCCAGAACAATAAAAACAAGAAGACTACCCTCCCCACAGGCCCGCTGGGAGAAGTCGGATGCAGGGACGGATACGGCCCCATGTGGGCGGCTGTGTCCAATACCCCTTACCGCCAGTATAAAATAGAAACCTTTGACGGAGGGCTGTCCGCCCCCTTCATCATTCGCTACCCTTCCAAAATACGTCCGGGATCGCGCTACCACTCGCCTTTCCTGCTTCAGGACATCGCCCCAACCTGCCTTGCGTGGGCCGCTCTCCCAATTCCGGCCCATATGGACGGCAAGCCGCTCAACACCTACTGGAATAATCCTCCGGAACTTCCTCCGTCCAAGGTGTGGGACTTCATTCCCAATACCTGCCCTCCCCGCACTATCTTCTGGGAACATCAGAGGAACCGGGCGGCCCTGACAAGTCAATTCAAGCTGGTGGCCCCCAACCGCGGCCCCTGGCAGGTGTACGACATCAGGGACAGGACGGAACAGAACAATCTGGCATCCAGGCACCAGACGCTTGTAGAACAATTGTCCGCACAGTACAGGAAATGGGCGGCGGAAAACCATGCCGAACGACACAGCCCGGCAGAAAAACGGGCATACGCGCCCTAA
- a CDS encoding ribonuclease D, producing MISEKEELLEWRKRAAAQPAGRVVLDLEADSLHRYQEKICLIQYADETGSCLIDPLSIEDMGPFYNWLKETEVWMHGADYDMSLFQNAWETLPAMIWDTQTAARLLGFRQFGLAALVEHFHGITLSKSSQKADWARRPLSPTMVTYALNDVNYMLDMADKLTAALRKKGRMGWFEEICRHSMERARERHLAGHQDPWRIQGCGKLNRKGLAALREMWTWRDAEAKTWDKPAFMVCSNADLIQWSVALQEQRTVAPPPRFHAHRRSRFMNALQKFYLLDEEDYPCRPRIQRRQHSDQFEDNLARLCKLRDEKAEELGMEGSFLITRASLEAIAEDREKGVSTLLNWQKEALGF from the coding sequence ATGATTAGCGAGAAAGAGGAATTACTGGAATGGCGCAAACGCGCCGCCGCACAGCCCGCGGGACGGGTAGTCCTGGATCTGGAGGCAGACAGCCTGCACCGCTATCAGGAAAAAATCTGCCTGATCCAATATGCGGACGAAACGGGTTCCTGCCTGATTGACCCTCTCTCTATCGAAGATATGGGGCCTTTCTACAACTGGCTGAAAGAAACGGAAGTCTGGATGCACGGAGCGGACTACGATATGAGCCTCTTTCAAAACGCCTGGGAAACGCTGCCCGCCATGATCTGGGATACGCAGACGGCGGCGCGCCTGCTGGGCTTCCGCCAGTTCGGGCTGGCAGCCCTGGTGGAACACTTCCACGGCATCACCCTGAGCAAATCTTCCCAAAAGGCGGACTGGGCGCGGCGCCCCCTTTCCCCAACCATGGTCACTTACGCCCTGAACGACGTAAATTACATGCTGGACATGGCGGACAAACTGACGGCCGCCCTCCGGAAAAAAGGACGCATGGGCTGGTTTGAAGAAATTTGCAGACATTCCATGGAACGCGCCCGGGAACGCCATCTGGCAGGCCATCAGGACCCCTGGCGCATCCAGGGCTGCGGCAAATTGAACAGGAAGGGGCTGGCCGCCCTCCGGGAAATGTGGACCTGGCGTGATGCGGAAGCCAAAACGTGGGACAAACCCGCGTTCATGGTTTGCTCCAATGCTGACCTCATCCAGTGGAGCGTGGCTCTCCAGGAACAGCGCACCGTGGCGCCCCCGCCCCGTTTTCATGCCCACAGGCGCAGCCGGTTCATGAATGCGCTCCAGAAATTCTACCTGCTGGATGAAGAAGACTACCCATGCCGGCCCCGCATTCAGCGCCGGCAACATTCCGACCAATTTGAGGACAATCTGGCCCGCCTGTGCAAACTCAGGGATGAAAAAGCTGAAGAACTGGGCATGGAAGGCTCCTTCCTGATTACCCGGGCCTCTCTGGAAGCTATTGCGGAAGACAGGGAAAAAGGCGTTTCCACCCTGTTGAACTGGCAGAAGGAAGCCCTGGGTTTTTAA
- a CDS encoding acyl-CoA thioesterase, whose product MNPELMFHTEDEVMFYDTDCGGVVHNLAYLRMIETCRTKLGAKLGMDYKTMSDLQQFAVVVRHEIDYVRPAVLGDTILTTGWLQSVDRARFWCDFEMRRASNNDLLVRAHQQLALVQMPQGRPVRIPAEWRARWLECMES is encoded by the coding sequence ATGAATCCGGAGCTGATGTTTCATACGGAAGATGAAGTCATGTTTTATGATACGGACTGCGGCGGGGTGGTTCATAACCTGGCCTATTTGCGCATGATTGAGACCTGCCGTACCAAACTTGGAGCTAAATTGGGAATGGATTACAAAACCATGAGCGATTTGCAGCAGTTTGCCGTAGTGGTGCGCCATGAGATTGACTATGTGCGTCCGGCCGTTCTGGGAGACACCATTTTGACGACGGGATGGCTTCAATCCGTGGACCGGGCCCGCTTCTGGTGCGATTTTGAAATGAGGCGCGCTTCCAATAATGATCTTCTGGTCAGGGCTCATCAGCAGCTAGCCCTGGTCCAGATGCCGCAGGGGCGTCCTGTGCGTATTCCTGCCGAATGGCGTGCGAGATGGCTGGAATGCATGGAATCCTGA
- a CDS encoding type II secretion system protein, whose amino-acid sequence MKTRLLTPRSKGFTLIEVLVVIAIIALLAGVSYSIYSHATETAARTRCTDNLRRISDWGKEFAGQNGGKLPSSGMKDSLLSARECRNWWDALAPIVNAEQPDLIARNAKEPNMLPDTFRCKNDKRPEILGAEDANLPAGPDTISYTSWLDNRKGRPMNVARGQALRGKPWISDGIPIDGRSVITEQDFEEIVVPALERHQGGIMVLYADGKISPVEDPTLNKVTQGS is encoded by the coding sequence ATGAAAACCCGCTTACTTACCCCACGCAGCAAAGGTTTCACGCTCATTGAAGTTCTCGTAGTCATCGCCATCATTGCCTTGCTGGCAGGCGTCTCCTACAGCATTTATTCCCATGCCACGGAAACGGCAGCCAGAACGCGCTGTACGGACAACCTGCGCCGCATTAGCGACTGGGGCAAGGAATTCGCAGGCCAGAACGGCGGAAAACTGCCCTCCAGCGGCATGAAAGACAGCCTCCTGAGTGCCAGGGAATGCCGGAACTGGTGGGACGCCCTGGCGCCCATCGTTAATGCGGAACAACCCGACCTGATCGCCCGGAACGCCAAGGAACCCAACATGCTCCCGGACACGTTCCGCTGCAAAAACGACAAGCGTCCGGAAATCCTCGGAGCGGAGGATGCCAACCTTCCCGCCGGGCCGGACACCATTTCCTACACCAGCTGGCTGGACAACCGGAAGGGGCGTCCTATGAATGTGGCGCGCGGCCAGGCCCTGCGGGGCAAACCCTGGATCAGCGACGGCATCCCGATTGACGGGCGCAGCGTCATCACGGAACAGGATTTTGAGGAAATCGTAGTCCCGGCCCTTGAACGCCACCAGGGAGGAATCATGGTGCTTTATGCGGACGGGAAAATATCCCCCGTTGAGGACCCTACGCTTAACAAAGTCACCCAAGGTTCCTGA
- the mazG gene encoding nucleoside triphosphate pyrophosphohydrolase, producing MNDTEMIECREPALQMQRLIAIMKRLRAPHGCPWDAEQTHHSLISNMIEEAYEVVDTIQRNDWTQLREELGDVLLQVVFHAEIAQEAGRFDFNDVAAEVSEKLVRRHPHVFAQSKADTTDAVLAQWDKIKRREKGAETTPYLHGTGKGLPPMLQAWKLQKKAAKVGFDWADAQGALDKVKEETAECGEILSAPEEDPRVAEELGDLLFSVVNLCRKKGIDPETAMAGANRKFERRFNEMERLLAKDGLSLEEASAEAMEARWQQAKSAR from the coding sequence ATGAACGACACTGAAATGATCGAATGCCGCGAGCCTGCCCTTCAAATGCAGCGCCTCATCGCCATCATGAAACGTCTGCGCGCGCCCCACGGCTGCCCCTGGGACGCGGAGCAAACCCACCATTCCCTGATTTCCAATATGATCGAGGAAGCCTATGAAGTCGTGGACACCATTCAGCGGAATGACTGGACGCAGCTGAGGGAAGAATTGGGCGATGTTTTGCTTCAAGTGGTTTTTCATGCGGAGATTGCCCAGGAAGCAGGGCGTTTCGATTTCAATGACGTGGCTGCGGAAGTAAGCGAAAAACTCGTCCGCCGCCATCCCCACGTATTTGCCCAGTCCAAGGCGGACACGACGGATGCCGTATTAGCTCAGTGGGACAAGATCAAACGCCGGGAAAAGGGGGCGGAAACAACCCCATACCTGCATGGAACAGGCAAGGGGCTGCCGCCCATGCTCCAAGCATGGAAGCTCCAGAAAAAAGCCGCCAAAGTAGGATTTGACTGGGCGGACGCCCAAGGCGCCCTTGACAAGGTGAAGGAAGAAACCGCGGAATGCGGGGAAATTCTTTCCGCACCGGAGGAAGACCCCCGCGTCGCGGAAGAATTGGGGGATCTTCTGTTTTCCGTAGTCAACCTGTGCAGGAAAAAAGGAATCGACCCGGAAACGGCCATGGCCGGAGCAAACAGAAAATTTGAGCGGCGTTTCAACGAAATGGAACGGCTGCTTGCCAAAGACGGTCTTTCCCTGGAAGAAGCTTCTGCGGAGGCCATGGAGGCACGCTGGCAGCAGGCAAAATCCGCCCGGTAA
- the lpxK gene encoding tetraacyldisaccharide 4'-kinase, giving the protein MKSRSEEFEEWGTEVIFGRAKGFRAAMMRMILRGASWLFRLVVLARLYLFHSSIARQARLGMLVVSVGNITVGGTGKTPVVELLARTLTRRGRKVAILTRGYKSAELDKPQEWRDKDGRLPENLPKIASDGKTRYLGPLHSGDEPFMLAKNLDGVAVLVDKNRIKSGIFAIEHLGCDTLLLDDGMQYLKLAHELDIVLVDCGAPFGTGAMLPRGTLREPRSSLARASYIILTKCGGKPQDELISAIRKYNPVADIIVSDHGPRYLENVFTGERLPLEALRGKWVACLSGIARPESFENSLRSLGAHVEICRRFPDHHWFEQTELQEFYDRCADRAMDMIVTTEKDAVRLEKPEEKPEVPIYFLRIEVEIYQGREAWERCVDRICGISEPRPRDEWMPSSSL; this is encoded by the coding sequence ATGAAATCCAGATCGGAAGAATTTGAAGAGTGGGGGACGGAAGTCATCTTCGGCCGTGCCAAGGGATTCCGCGCTGCCATGATGCGCATGATCCTGCGCGGCGCCTCCTGGCTGTTCAGGCTGGTGGTTCTGGCACGGCTGTATCTGTTTCATTCCAGCATCGCCAGGCAGGCCAGGCTGGGAATGCTGGTGGTCAGCGTGGGCAACATCACCGTGGGAGGAACCGGAAAAACCCCGGTGGTGGAACTGCTGGCCCGCACCCTTACCCGGCGCGGGCGCAAAGTAGCCATCCTGACACGCGGCTACAAGAGCGCAGAGCTGGATAAACCTCAGGAATGGAGGGACAAGGACGGCAGGCTGCCGGAGAATCTTCCCAAAATCGCCAGCGACGGGAAAACGCGCTACCTGGGCCCCCTGCATTCCGGAGATGAACCTTTCATGCTCGCCAAAAATCTGGACGGCGTGGCGGTGCTGGTGGATAAAAACCGCATCAAGTCCGGCATCTTCGCCATTGAGCACCTGGGGTGCGACACCCTGTTGCTGGACGACGGCATGCAATATTTGAAACTGGCGCATGAACTGGATATCGTGCTGGTGGATTGCGGCGCGCCCTTTGGCACCGGAGCCATGCTCCCGCGCGGCACCCTGCGGGAACCCAGGAGCAGTCTGGCGCGCGCCAGTTACATCATTCTGACCAAATGCGGCGGAAAGCCACAGGATGAGCTGATCTCCGCCATCAGGAAGTACAATCCCGTGGCGGACATCATCGTGAGCGACCACGGCCCCCGGTATCTGGAAAATGTGTTCACGGGGGAACGCCTTCCTCTGGAGGCCCTCCGGGGGAAATGGGTGGCGTGCCTCAGCGGCATCGCACGTCCGGAAAGTTTTGAAAACTCCCTGCGCTCCCTGGGCGCCCACGTGGAAATCTGCCGCAGGTTTCCGGACCACCACTGGTTTGAACAAACGGAATTGCAGGAATTTTACGACCGCTGCGCAGACCGGGCCATGGACATGATCGTAACTACGGAGAAGGATGCCGTGCGGCTGGAAAAACCGGAGGAAAAACCGGAGGTCCCTATCTATTTCCTGCGCATTGAGGTGGAAATTTACCAGGGCCGGGAGGCATGGGAACGTTGTGTAGACCGCATCTGCGGAATTTCAGAACCGCGCCCACGGGATGAATGGATGCCTTCTTCATCCCTTTGA
- a CDS encoding ComF family protein, whose translation MLRSVVREWLSWVYPFVCELCGRGGLDGCHVCPDCRGSFVPVEPPFCAVCGEPAEGSFIPSGLCRRCAVALPSFEEARAVYVNTGSLRDLLLAFKYGGAVHLAGSFAQMMAEAVRGNPHWFGGKKRLIVPVPMHRGKQARRGYNQAQELAVLLGEELGWPYAGVLKRLPDTLPQASLSREQRLRHARKIYAADEKRMKRSPVRGRDVLLVDDVFTTGATADSCARLLLRSGAASVCVLTLARTHHAWRG comes from the coding sequence ATGCTGAGGTCGGTTGTCAGGGAATGGCTTTCCTGGGTGTATCCTTTTGTCTGCGAGTTATGCGGCCGCGGCGGCCTGGATGGCTGCCATGTTTGCCCGGACTGCCGCGGAAGTTTCGTGCCTGTCGAGCCTCCCTTCTGTGCCGTCTGCGGGGAACCGGCGGAGGGTTCCTTCATCCCGTCCGGATTATGCCGTCGCTGCGCGGTAGCTCTCCCCTCTTTTGAGGAAGCCCGTGCCGTGTATGTGAATACGGGATCATTGCGGGATCTTCTGCTGGCTTTCAAATATGGGGGAGCCGTTCATCTGGCCGGCTCCTTCGCGCAGATGATGGCAGAGGCAGTGCGTGGAAATCCTCACTGGTTCGGCGGGAAAAAACGCCTGATCGTTCCCGTGCCCATGCACCGCGGCAAACAGGCTCGAAGGGGGTACAACCAGGCGCAGGAACTGGCGGTTCTGCTGGGAGAGGAACTGGGCTGGCCGTATGCCGGCGTGCTGAAACGCCTGCCGGATACGCTTCCCCAGGCCAGCTTGTCGCGGGAGCAGCGGCTCAGACATGCCCGTAAAATTTATGCGGCGGATGAAAAAAGGATGAAACGCAGCCCCGTCAGGGGCAGGGATGTGCTGCTGGTGGATGATGTTTTTACGACCGGAGCCACGGCAGACTCCTGCGCCCGTCTGCTCCTCCGCTCCGGGGCTGCTTCCGTCTGCGTGCTGACGCTGGCGCGGACGCATCATGCATGGCGCGGCTGA
- a CDS encoding zinc ribbon domain-containing protein, which yields MKYLAENRKIFLRLPRTVNRRQNRRPGAKKKSFPPRQGMLGWQAMNHADLDQLLILQEKDVRISKLRKELASLPEQRTRLLKQMEAIKQKALAAKQEVAGIEKSIRDVEAAVETKRAYIGKMKTLQSNTRKNEEYQMCIQEVEKTEAAIDSLETSELELMERLETAKTDMEQKIRRARDAQRELEETLARFDRTAETDKELLNRLNAERADLAAAVPENSLGEYERMTRSKGVPVIVPMDEKGHCGGCHMVITDNARMKVLGGHETVYCDSCHRILH from the coding sequence TTGAAATACTTAGCAGAGAACAGAAAAATATTTCTCAGGCTTCCCCGCACCGTCAACAGGCGGCAGAACCGCCGCCCCGGAGCCAAGAAAAAATCTTTTCCCCCCCGGCAGGGCATGCTAGGGTGGCAGGCGATGAATCATGCCGATTTAGACCAGTTGCTGATCCTTCAGGAAAAGGATGTGCGGATCTCCAAACTCCGGAAGGAGCTGGCTTCCCTGCCGGAACAGAGAACGCGCCTGCTGAAGCAGATGGAGGCCATCAAGCAGAAGGCCCTGGCCGCCAAACAGGAAGTGGCAGGCATTGAAAAAAGCATACGGGACGTGGAGGCCGCCGTTGAAACCAAACGCGCCTACATCGGCAAAATGAAAACCCTTCAGTCCAACACCCGGAAAAACGAGGAATACCAGATGTGCATCCAGGAGGTGGAAAAAACGGAAGCCGCTATTGACTCTCTGGAAACCTCAGAGCTGGAATTGATGGAGCGCCTGGAAACAGCAAAAACGGACATGGAGCAGAAAATCCGCCGTGCACGGGACGCCCAGCGTGAACTGGAGGAAACGCTCGCGCGCTTTGACCGGACGGCAGAGACGGACAAGGAGCTCCTTAACCGCTTGAATGCGGAACGCGCGGATCTGGCCGCCGCCGTTCCGGAAAATTCCCTGGGGGAATATGAACGGATGACCAGAAGCAAGGGGGTTCCGGTCATTGTGCCAATGGATGAAAAAGGCCATTGCGGCGGCTGCCACATGGTTATCACGGACAACGCCCGCATGAAAGTGCTGGGCGGCCACGAGACCGTTTACTGCGACAGCTGCCACCGCATCCTCCACTGA